The nucleotide sequence CCAGCTTGCCTTCCGGACAGAGGATCTTGCGGATGTCGGCATGAATCGCCGGGTTGTCGTCGACGACCAGAATGCGTCGATGGTCAAATGGAGGGACGTTACTCATGACTGGACTCTCGGGGCGTCAGGGGAAGTTCGAGCGTGAACGTGGCTCCTTGGTTGGGACCGTCGCTGGTGGCGGAGAGGGAGCCGCCCATCTCACGAGCGGCGTTGGCACCGCTGTGCAGACCGAATCCGTGACCATCGCGGCGGGTGGTGAAACCATGGGAAAATATATGGGTCAGATTATCGGCGCTGATACCGGCACCGTTGTCCGTGACCGACACGTGGATCCGGCCCGATGCGGGGGAGTCGATCCGCAGCTCCATACGGCCATGGTCTACGCCGCGGTCCCGAATCGCGCGTTTCGCGTTTTGGATCAGATTTACCAGAATTTGCAGGATCTTGTGTTTGTCCGCCACCAGGAGAGGAACCTTCGCGTAGTTGCGCACGATTTCGATGTGGTGTCGCTTCAACCCCAGCTCGTGCATCTGCACGACGTCGTCGATTAATTCGTTCAGCTGCAATTTTTCGAGCACGCCGGACACGCGCGCATGACTTTGCTGCATCGCCACGATACCTTTGATGTGCTCGACGTTGCGATCGAGGTGCTCGTGTTCGCGCTGCATGGTGGCGTGTTCGGCGGTCAATTGATCGGATAGTTGGATGATGAAGGCGGGGATCAGGCGACCTTTGGGATCCGTGGTCAGAAACGCCGTCATGTCGCTGGTTCGAACCCGAAGCATGTCGGCCACGCGTTGGAGTTTGCTCAGCACCGTGGTGCGCAGGCATTCGCGCACCAGGGCGGCGGATACATTCACGCTGTTGAGCACATTGCCGACGTTGTGCAGCACGCCGGTGGCGACCTCGGCCATGCCGGCGTGGCGGGAGGCGACCATCAGTTCCTCGTGCGCTTTTTTCAGTTCGTCGGAGCGTTTCTCGACGCGGGTTTCCAGTTCCGCGTTGAGACGCCGGTAACGCTCTTCGCTTTCGAACAAGGCGGCCGATTGAGCGGTGGTGTGCGTGATCTGGCGTTCGAGCTTGGCGTTGGAGGCGTGAAGTTTGCCGGTGCGTTCAGCCACCAGCAGTTCCAGTCGCTCGTTTTCGCGGCGTTGCAAAAACGAACTGAACCACACGATCGCTCCGATTAATCCAAGGGCGGCTGCTACGTAAATCGCCCAGGCCCAGAATGTGCGAAACCAGGGTGGTCGAATCGAAAACGCGAGCCGGGCTTCTGTGCCAATGGTGGACTCGCCGACCACAGGGCGCACGCGAAAGACATAGTCACCTTCCTTGAGGCGATTAAAGGACACGGAACCGATGGCACCGGCGGGCGTCCATTTCATGCCCGTGCCTTCGAGCAAAACCTCAAAGGTGACGGGCGTGGCGAAGGGATTTACCGGCGCCGCAAAATTGAATACGAGTGAATTGTCGATAAAGTCTATCGGGTCCATTTTATCCCCGGGGCCGAATATTTGCCGACCACTCGAGGAGAATTGCAGAGACGTGATCAGGGCATGGATCGGCCGGGGGGCGGGCGGCGGGATTCGCAGATCCATGCGCGCGAGACGGCGTCGTTCAAACATCCATACCACCCCATTGTCCTCCATGGTGTAACTGGTCGGGTTCAACGCCACCGGTATCACCCGGGCGCTCCGATTTGCTCCCTTGGCCTGACGATCAACGACATGGGCTGCGCCGTTTAGCGTGAACCAAAGTCGACCGAAGGCGTCGGTCGCGGGACGGCCATTGGCCATGGCCAGGGCCGGGAGCTCCTCCAGCAGAGTGGTGTCACTCACGAAATATTGGCGGTCCTCATCGAACCGATAGACTTGGTTGGTGAGATGGAAACGGGCGACCCCATCCAGAACGTAGATTTCCGCCCAGCCATTGGTGAGACCGTGTTCGGCCCCAAAAATTTCAATCGAGGGCGCTGCGCCGTGTGGATCGAATCGAGCCACTTTTCGCACGCCGAGTTCAAGCCACCCGATGCCGTTTGCGTCGATCGCGCAGTTGTAGCTGTCGTTCAACTCGGGAGCCTTTGTTTGGTGAGCGATGAATGCGTCGTCGTGACGCTCAATCCAACCGTATTCACCGCGGGCGACGTAGAAGAGTTTTCCCGGTTCCGAGCGAGCGACGTCGATTCGTGCGTTCTGAACTCCCGCGATCGCCAAGCTCCAGCGGTTCCGCTCATAGATGTAGATTCCCTGTTCATTGGAACCGAAAAGCTGTCCGTCGACATCCGTCAACGTGTGAAGATATTGGCCGGGTGGGGTGTCGTCGACAAACCGCTCAAGCCGTCCCTGGGCGTCGTAGATCCCTCGCATGCCGCGCCCGTCGGCGAGCACCCAGAGCAGGCCGCCGTGGCGCAAGGGTTGCGCGTAGGTCAATCCACTTTCCAGCAGCGGTTCAAAGTTTGAGACTGAGGTGACCGACGGGTATTCGACCCGGGCTACGCCATGGTTCATCAGGGCCCAAAGCACGCCGTTGGCGGCGTATTTGAGTTTCCGCACTCGCGCCAGTCGATGGTCCAGGGTGCGACCGAGCACTTGCAGGACCCGACCGTCGCGATTGAAGAACACGATGCCGACGGTGTCGATGGAGGCCGCAAAATTGCCGTTGTCGGTGGCGCACAGATCAGTGATCCGGTGCTTGTCTCGGAGGAGTCCGGGCGGGCCGAGGGGGCGGAACGAAGTGCCATCGAACAGCTTCAATCCGTCGCCCCCGGTTCCGACCAAAAGGTGATTCTCATCGAATGGAACAGCGCATGTCACCCCTGTGCTCACCGAAGGATCGGTGTCGTGCTGTGGCTTGGAAAAGAAATCACGGGGCATGCGACTGAGCTTCCCGGAGGATTCATCGCTCAGGAAAATTTCGCCGTTGAATTCGAAGACCCGCTCGATGGCTCCGAGATTCGCCAGATAGCGCACCGCTTGTCCCGGCCGCCAGGAAACGATGGCTCCGTTGCCGCCATACCAATACCAAGCGTCGGCCACTTGGGTGACTGAAACCAGATTGATGTTCTGCGATCCCGGAATCTCCGGAAAACTCACGGCGCTTCGGATGCGCCAGTGTGCGCTTTCATCCATCTCGATCCGCGCGAACCCGCCCGTGATGTTGGTGTAAATGCTGCCATCATGATCCACCGCTACCGACGATTGAATGGGAAGTTGATCTTCAGACTGCCGAAACGTGTCCCATCTCACCCCATCGCCAAAAGTCAGCTCGCGTTGGGACACGATGAGGATGCGACCATCGGGCATGATGTGCAGGTCGGTGGCCGGACTGCTCAGGCCGAGTGCCTCGGGGCCGAACAAAACGAAACCCGGTGCCCCGACTTCGGTGACGCCTTCCGGAGCCGAGGGCATGGCCACCACGCCGGTGGCCGCCAGTAGCGCGATCGTGAAACGGGCGGCTGCGCGCAGGATGTTCGCGGGCTCGGCAGGGGCGTGGACGTCCGATCCGTGATCAAGACCGGACGGTTGAATCCTGCTTTGTCGCCAAAAATTAACTACAACGTTCAAGGACGCTCCTCTCCGGACTCGGCGGGGGAGGCGGTCGCCGGCAACATCTTGTCGATCAGGACCATGAGGGCCCGCAAGCTCACGGGTTTGCTGAGGTAGTCCTCCGCCCCGGCCATCAGGCAACGCTCCCGGTCATTGGGCATGGCCAGCGCGGTGAGGGCGATGATGGGGATGTTTTTGATGTCCTCGTGCGCTTTGATTTTTTTGATCGCAGTCAGACCGTCCATGACCGGCATCTGAATATCCATGAGGATCAAATCGGGTTGCAGTTCCTGAGCGGCTTCCACCGCGAGCATGCCGTTGCGGGCGTAGTGCATCGAGAAGCCCTGGTATTCCAGATACTCGCCCAAGGTCTGAATATTGGCCTCGTTGTCCTCGGCCAGAAGGATACGCGGAGCGACCGACGAATCCATCGCACGGGATGGCCCGGAAGCGGGGAGGCATGCCGGTGCCGACATCGGCTCCTCGGCTTCGGGCGCGACGCCGACGGGCAGGACCACGGTGAACCGGCTCCCTTGATCCACGGTGCTTTCCAAACTCACACTGCCGCCGTGCAGCTCGACGAGTTTGGCCACCATGGCGAGGCCGAGACCGGTGCCTTCCTGCGCCCGGGCCAACCCGGAATCGAGTTGGGTGAACGCTCGGAACAACTTCGATTGGTCGGAGGCGGTGATGCCAATACCGTCGTCCCACACCGTAAATTTGACCCGTTGCGCGCTCGGGGAAGATTCCACCCGCAGGCCGATGTTGCCACCTTCGGGCGTGAATTTGACCGCGTTGGTGAGGAGATTCACCAGCACTTGTTTCAGGCGTTTGGGATCGGCGTAGAAAGCCCCCTCAATGTCATGCCCGTCAAAACTCACGTTGATCTGCTTGTGCATCGCCTGCGTCCGCACGAACAACATGCAGCTCTCACAAAAAGAGGGCAGATCGATTTGGTCGGGAATCAGCTCCAGCTTGCCGGCTTCAATCTTGGAGAGATCGAGAATATCGTTGATCAGGGCCAGCAGGTGGGTGCCGCTGCTGGAAATCGTGGTGATCGATTTTATCTGGCGTTCGGAGAACTCGCCGACGCCCTGCTCCAACAAGGCCTCACTCAGACCGAGAATCGCATTGAGCGGGGTGCGTAGCTCGTGGCTCATGTTGGCGAGAAACTCGTCTTTGAGTCGGGAAGCCTGGTCGAGTTTTTGATTGGCGGCGGAGAGTTCAGCGGTGCGTTGTTCGACGCGTGCTTCGAGGTCGGCGTTGAGGTTGCGAACGGCTTCCTCCGCTTGCTTGATGGCCGTGATGTCTTCCAAGGCCACCGCGACACGGACGGGACCGTCGCCGGAAAAGCGCGTGATGCGGCAGAGGAACCAATGCTCGTGGCCGACTGGCCGGGAAGCGTATTCGTAGTGGGCGTTCGAGCGCTGACCGGTGATCACTTCGCGAATGAGTTGCGCCACAAGGAGCGCGTCGGTGTTTCCCGCGGTCGCGGCGCGATCACAGTAATCCAGCAGATTTGCCGTCTCCCCGATTTCAGCGAGTGATGGATTGGAGCTCTCGTGGAGAGCGTTCCACGCGCGGTTGGTGGCCACGATTTTTCCGTCGGTGTTCAACACGGCGATTTGAGAAGACAAGGCATCGAGTGAGGCCCGGACGAAACGTTCGCTCACGGCCAAAGCCTGTTGCACGCGGGCGCGTTCGATCGTGGCCCAGCACCGATCGATCACCTCTTGCACGAGCGTGACTTCGCTGGGAGTCCAATCCCGGGGCGTGGTCTGATGCACCGCCATCAAAGCACGAAGACCATCTCGATTGATCAGACTACAGGAGATGGCCGCCCGGGTGTTGATGGCGTCAAACGTTTTGACTCCACCGTTGGCGGGGATTTCGGCATGAGCGTCGCGAATGACCAGGGTTTTACCCGCGAGCAACTCGTTCACGGTGCGTTCGCCGAACGTCGATAGCTGGTAGGTGCCTGCCATGCTGGGACAGTCTCGGGTGAAATCGTTGTCGACCGTGAACGTGTCGCCGTCTGGTTGCACCTCCGCGTAGGCGCAGCGGGAAGCGCCGAGGAATTCTCCCAAGCGTTGCGCCACGGTGGCCATGATGGCTTTGGGGTCCGTGAGGGCCCGGGTGGCTTCACCGAGTTCGTTGAAGAAGCGCAGTCGGGCCTCGTTCTCAATCAAGGCCTGCTCCACTTGGTGACGCTCCGTGACGTCGCGGGAGATCGCGATGAAACGCGTTTGCCCGTCCTCCAGATTCACCATCTGCAGGTTCACTTCCACCGGAATCTCGTGGCCGTCTTCGTGCCGATGACTCGCTGTGAAATTTAGAATTTCAAGCTCACCGCGTTGGAAGGTTTTATAAAGTTCCCACAAGCCGGATTCCGAGATGCCTTGGTTGATATTCAAGGGAGACATCTCGAGCAATTCGTCACGGGAATAGCCGAGCTGTTGTTCCGCGCCCTGGTTCACATAGCTGAAGTTGATCGAGCCGGTGCCGAATGGGTTGGACAAGAGCACGGCATCTGCCGTCGCATTCAATGCGGCGAGCGCCTGCCGCATTTCCCCCTCCGATTTGATGCGTTCGCTGATGTCCCGGGCGACGGCGACGAAGCAGTGTCGGCCGTCTTCGAACTTCACCATTTGCACATTGATTTCGACCGGGAAGGTATGCCCGTCCTTGTGTCGGTGCCGGGTGGTGAGGCTGATGACTTCGCGTTCATCTTGCTCGAGATTGCCAAAGATATTTTGCAGCCGCGACTCGTCCAATTCGGGGTTGATGTCGAGGGGCGACATTTCGAGTAGCTCTTCCCGCGTGTAACCCAGTTGATTGACCGCCCCTTGATTCACGTAGGAATATTTCCCGGTGCCGGGCACTGACACCAGAGCAGCATCCGCGGTGGCATCCAGAGCTGCCAGGGCCTGACGCATGGCACTCTCCGACCGCACGCGTTCGCTGATATCGCGCGCCACTGCGATGAACCGGCGCGTGCCATCTTCCATCACCGCCAACTGCAGATTGATCTCCACGGGAAACTCGTGCCCGTTGCGGCGACGATGGCGGGATGTGACCTTCAGGATCTTTTGTTCGCCGCGGACCAGCGGGGCGAGCA is from Synoicihabitans lomoniglobus and encodes:
- a CDS encoding ATP-binding protein translates to MNVVVNFWRQSRIQPSGLDHGSDVHAPAEPANILRAAARFTIALLAATGVVAMPSAPEGVTEVGAPGFVLFGPEALGLSSPATDLHIMPDGRILIVSQRELTFGDGVRWDTFRQSEDQLPIQSSVAVDHDGSIYTNITGGFARIEMDESAHWRIRSAVSFPEIPGSQNINLVSVTQVADAWYWYGGNGAIVSWRPGQAVRYLANLGAIERVFEFNGEIFLSDESSGKLSRMPRDFFSKPQHDTDPSVSTGVTCAVPFDENHLLVGTGGDGLKLFDGTSFRPLGPPGLLRDKHRITDLCATDNGNFAASIDTVGIVFFNRDGRVLQVLGRTLDHRLARVRKLKYAANGVLWALMNHGVARVEYPSVTSVSNFEPLLESGLTYAQPLRHGGLLWVLADGRGMRGIYDAQGRLERFVDDTPPGQYLHTLTDVDGQLFGSNEQGIYIYERNRWSLAIAGVQNARIDVARSEPGKLFYVARGEYGWIERHDDAFIAHQTKAPELNDSYNCAIDANGIGWLELGVRKVARFDPHGAAPSIEIFGAEHGLTNGWAEIYVLDGVARFHLTNQVYRFDEDRQYFVSDTTLLEELPALAMANGRPATDAFGRLWFTLNGAAHVVDRQAKGANRSARVIPVALNPTSYTMEDNGVVWMFERRRLARMDLRIPPPAPRPIHALITSLQFSSSGRQIFGPGDKMDPIDFIDNSLVFNFAAPVNPFATPVTFEVLLEGTGMKWTPAGAIGSVSFNRLKEGDYVFRVRPVVGESTIGTEARLAFSIRPPWFRTFWAWAIYVAAALGLIGAIVWFSSFLQRRENERLELLVAERTGKLHASNAKLERQITHTTAQSAALFESEERYRRLNAELETRVEKRSDELKKAHEELMVASRHAGMAEVATGVLHNVGNVLNSVNVSAALVRECLRTTVLSKLQRVADMLRVRTSDMTAFLTTDPKGRLIPAFIIQLSDQLTAEHATMQREHEHLDRNVEHIKGIVAMQQSHARVSGVLEKLQLNELIDDVVQMHELGLKRHHIEIVRNYAKVPLLVADKHKILQILVNLIQNAKRAIRDRGVDHGRMELRIDSPASGRIHVSVTDNGAGISADNLTHIFSHGFTTRRDGHGFGLHSGANAAREMGGSLSATSDGPNQGATFTLELPLTPRESSHE
- a CDS encoding PAS domain S-box protein, translating into MSHILRHLVPATRRPPGAQASTLPDDRRKHRRRRQGVDLAVSAILGWSGVSQLHATDGEPPAYTHVQAATSLELGLLVAVFALILHALRNLHQQRVRLRAKLAQPPGGELADIMQAIGSGVLTINLQQRITHMNGIAEELTGWSALDAKFRTIDEVYHPIHEFTRESALAEIHRALESDMIGTVSTSVILADRTGTEHRIHQHAAPIRDHDGRITGIALVFRSITVEHQLAKELRASEAYNRSIVNSSPDCLKVLSLDGRLVYMAPHGCRIMEVDDFCSVENADWLSFWQGNDRKSAQAAVTAAASGGFGRFRGFCPTAKGSPRWWDVAITPILNEQGEPEKLLAVSRDVTADRESQNELRTAKEQLDLALEAARACTWDSDLVANRITLDAGWAKMLGQTPQRTVTTIRALMSETHPDDQPTVIATVRETVNGVTDDYVLEQRIKNAAGDWIWLLSQGRVMARDEHGKAIRIRGTNTDITDRKKIQENLNQFITTLDHTQDCVFIFTPDTLRFSYANQGAIKQVGFTSEELLQMTPLDIKPDFTEARFRQIIAPLIAGTQPSVTFETRHQHKSGKVVPVEILLQYVAPTGEPARFVAVVRDITERKRAENEIRELNENLELRVAERTAEIEQALTTLDFTADATLVTDAETLKFVYANQGAVQQLGYSREELLTMSALDINSEYDSSSMGALLAPLVRGEQKILKVTSRHRRRNGHEFPVEINLQLAVMEDGTRRFIAVARDISERVRSESAMRQALAALDATADAALVSVPGTGKYSYVNQGAVNQLGYTREELLEMSPLDINPELDESRLQNIFGNLEQDEREVISLTTRHRHKDGHTFPVEINVQMVKFEDGRHCFVAVARDISERIKSEGEMRQALAALNATADAVLLSNPFGTGSINFSYVNQGAEQQLGYSRDELLEMSPLNINQGISESGLWELYKTFQRGELEILNFTASHRHEDGHEIPVEVNLQMVNLEDGQTRFIAISRDVTERHQVEQALIENEARLRFFNELGEATRALTDPKAIMATVAQRLGEFLGASRCAYAEVQPDGDTFTVDNDFTRDCPSMAGTYQLSTFGERTVNELLAGKTLVIRDAHAEIPANGGVKTFDAINTRAAISCSLINRDGLRALMAVHQTTPRDWTPSEVTLVQEVIDRCWATIERARVQQALAVSERFVRASLDALSSQIAVLNTDGKIVATNRAWNALHESSNPSLAEIGETANLLDYCDRAATAGNTDALLVAQLIREVITGQRSNAHYEYASRPVGHEHWFLCRITRFSGDGPVRVAVALEDITAIKQAEEAVRNLNADLEARVEQRTAELSAANQKLDQASRLKDEFLANMSHELRTPLNAILGLSEALLEQGVGEFSERQIKSITTISSSGTHLLALINDILDLSKIEAGKLELIPDQIDLPSFCESCMLFVRTQAMHKQINVSFDGHDIEGAFYADPKRLKQVLVNLLTNAVKFTPEGGNIGLRVESSPSAQRVKFTVWDDGIGITASDQSKLFRAFTQLDSGLARAQEGTGLGLAMVAKLVELHGGSVSLESTVDQGSRFTVVLPVGVAPEAEEPMSAPACLPASGPSRAMDSSVAPRILLAEDNEANIQTLGEYLEYQGFSMHYARNGMLAVEAAQELQPDLILMDIQMPVMDGLTAIKKIKAHEDIKNIPIIALTALAMPNDRERCLMAGAEDYLSKPVSLRALMVLIDKMLPATASPAESGEERP